The Punica granatum isolate Tunisia-2019 chromosome 4, ASM765513v2, whole genome shotgun sequence genome has a window encoding:
- the LOC116203942 gene encoding acyl-coenzyme A thioesterase 13, with product MATESAVKVSPDMQPEHAVSVTIFFEGVGVNSSLPAQLAAKDACSNLLRDLLRADRIERGKITCSFTVEPVIANIYGGLHGGAVAAIAERVSIACARTVVAQNKEIFLGELSISYLSAAGKSAEVIVDGSIIRSGRNVTLVSVDFKLKKTGLLVYTARATFFNMPVAKL from the exons ATGGCGACGGAGAGCGCAGTGAAGGTCTCACCTGACATGCAGCCGGAGCACGCGGTCAGTGTCACTATTTTCTTCGAGGGCGTAGGGGTCAACAGCTCTCTACCGGCTCAGCTCGCCGCGAAGGACGCGTGCTCTAACCTCCTCCGCGACTTACTCCGAGCCGATCGAATCGAACGCGGCAAAATCACCTGCTCGTTCACCGTCGAACCTGTGATCGCT AATATTTATGGTGGATTACATGGCGGGGCTGTTGCTGCCATTGCTGAGAGAGTGTCAATTGCTTGTGCTAGAACAGTTGTGGCTCAGAACAAAGAGATTTTCCTTGGTGAATTGAGCATTTCTTATCTATCTGCTGCCGGAAAATCT GCAGAGGTGATTGTTGATGGGTCGATAATCAGGAGCGGGAGAAACGTGACATTAGTGTCAGTTGATTTTAAACTCAAAAAGACTGGCCTACTTGTTTATACTGCTCGAGCTACCTTCTTTAACATGCCAGTTGCCAAGTTATAA
- the LOC116203941 gene encoding cell division protein FtsY homolog, chloroplastic, whose protein sequence is MIMASSSPSASPSAQLSLLSKPLPPRQSVQLLFNVTQSRAGPRGAASSRFRCFAGQTGFFSRLGRLIKEKAKNDVEKIFSGGFSKTRDNLAVIDELLLYWNLADTDRVLDELEEVLLVADFGPKITIRIVEGLREDILAGKLKSGSEIKDALRKSVLEILTSKGSKTELKLGFRKPAVIMIVGVNGGGKTTSLGKLAYRLKNEGAKVLLAAGDTFRAAASDQLEIWAERTGCEIVVAERENAKASSVLSQAVKRGKEERFDIVLCDTSGRLHTNYSLMEELIACKKAVSKVVSGAPNEILQVLDGTTGLNMLPQAREFNDVVGITGLVLTKLDGSARGGCVVSVVDELGIPVKFVGVGEGVEDLQPFDAEAFVNAIFS, encoded by the exons ATGATAATGGCTTCTTCGTCTCCTTCGGCTTCTCCTTCTGCTCAGCTTTCTCTTCTCTCCAAGCCCTTGCCGCCGCGTCAATCGGTCCAGCTCCTCTTCAACGTCACCCAGTCGCGGGCCGGGCCGCGTGGAGCGGCGAGCTCCCGGTTCAGGTGCTTCGCCGGCCAGACTGGATTCTTCTCGCGGCTCGGCCGCTTGATAAAGGAGAAGGCGAAGAACGACGTGGAGAAGATATTTTCTGGAGGATTCTCGAAGACGAGGGACAACCTTGCCGTAATCGACGAGCTTCTCCTCTACTGGAACCTCGCGGACACTGATCGTGTCCTTGACGAACTCGAAGAG GTTCTGCTGGTGGCTGATTTCGGACCAAAAATTACAATTAGGATTGTGGAGGGCCTGCGTGAGGATATTTTGGCAGGGAAGCTCAAGTCAGGAAGTGAGATTAAG GATGCTTTAAGGAAGAGCGTCTTGGAGATTTTAACATCCAAAGGGAGCAAAACAGAGCTTAAACTCGGGTTCAG GAAGCCAGCTGTGATCATGATTGTCGGAGTAAATGGAGGTGGAAAGACGACTTCTCTTG GGAAGCTGGCTTATAGATTGAAAAATGAAGGAGCCAAG GTGTTACTGGCAGCAGGCGACACATTCAGAGCAGCTGCCAGTGATCAACTGGAAATATGGGCAGAGAGAACTGGGTGCGAGATTGTTGTAGCTGAAAGAGAGAATGCTAAAGCATCATCAG TTCTTTCACAGGCTGTGAAAAGAGGGAAAGAAGAAAGATTTGATATTGTCTTGTGTGACACATCTGGAC GTTTGCATACTAATTACAGCTTGATGGAAGAGCTGATTGCATGTAAGAAAGCTGTGTCCAAGGTGGTTTCTGGTGCACCAAAC GAGATTTTGCAAGTTCTGGATGGGACGACAGGTCTGAATATGCTTCCACAGGCAAGAGAGTTCAATGAT GTGGTCGGGATAACTGGGTTAGTCTTGACAAAGCTTGATGGTTCTGCCAGAGGTGGCTGTGTG GTTAGTGTGGTTGATGAGCTAGGTATCCCTGTGAAGTTTGTCGGCGTGGGTGAAGGTGTAGAAGATCTCCAACCCTTTGATGCCGAGGCATTTGTTAATGCCATATTCTCATGA
- the LOC116202793 gene encoding putative protein TPRXL — MEDPPPSSSSGEKDKSSLPSLSSTDEEETEEDTPRSSSSSEEEEAEEQNGDVNVAVAADSSPPSRSSAPEEEQTSSLSSSPSSEDNEEDPPMSSSSSSSSEEEEKDDKEGTDEYVEVVETDSPGPTKSSSEEKEHLSSRASSEDEEKDRPISTASSSMKEEEKDEDVEVAKVDPPMQGSSSEEKEGHSSPPSSQSPEDERKDSSTPEKEEDEDHDPDQGKSTSNAATSESSAQEVTSKARSPADQHAEGSEGSQQLNPRYLRIKFVDHDATDTSSGSGSGDGSSQQSATYGRGKLWQRYMPLPPLKKPKIDDDKKDDEKEDDENKDDDKKDE, encoded by the coding sequence ATGGAAGATCCGCCACCATCTTCATCATCGGGGGAGAAAGATAAGTCATCTCTGCCCTCGTTATCGTCCACGGATGAGGAGGAGACGGAGGAAGACACACCAAgatcctcatcatcatcggaggaggaggaggcagaGGAGCAAAATGGGGATGTGAACGTGGCCGTAGCAGCAGATTCATCGCCTCCCTCTCGTTCATCAGCACCAGAAGAAGAGCAAACTTCATCATTGTCCTCATCGCCGTCATCAGAAGATAACGAGGAAGATCCACCAAtgtcctcctcctcatcatcatcatcggaggaggaggagaaggacgACAAGGAGGGAACGGATGAGTATGTGGAGGTGGTAGAGACAGATTCACCAGGTCCCACAAAATCCTCATCGGAAGAGAAGGAGCATTTGTCATCAAGGGCTTCATCAGAAGATGAGGAGAAAGATCGACCAATATCCACAGCATCATCATCgatgaaggaggaggagaaggacgAGGATGTGGAGGTGGCAAAGGTAGATCCGCCAATGCAGGGCTCATCATCAGAAGAGAAGGAGGGTCACTCATCACCCCCCTCATCGCAATCACCAGAAGATGAGCGGAAAGACTCCTCAACAccggagaaggaggaggatgaggatCATGATCCGGACCAAGGAAAGAGCACAAGTAATGCGGCAACCTCCGAGTCCTCGGCCCAAGAAGTGACCTCCAAGGCCCGATCACCCGCAGACCAACATGCCGAGGGATCGGAAGGATCGCAGCAGCTGAATCCCCGTTATCTCCGAATCAAGTTTGTCGACCATGATGCCACGGACACCAGCTCAGGTTCAGGTTCAGGTGATGGAAGTAGTCAGCAGTCCGCTACATACGGTCGAGGTAAGCTGTGGCAGAGATATATGCCGTTGCCTCCGCTCAAGAAGCCCAAGATAGACGATGACAAGAAAGATGATGAAAAGGAGGACGATGAAAATAAAGATGATGACAAGAAGGATGAATAG
- the LOC116205535 gene encoding BON1-associated protein 2, with translation MMNNRKSDDGFEMASMSNRVLELTVISGEDLRIKGKPIRNNAYAIIKTNNVPNATTKVDQEGGSYPYWDEKLLVDLPLRTFFITVEVRRRTSSGVGQLIGAASIPVSDFIGGYTPENYLHFLSYRLRDAVGERNGIVNVSVRVKSPAPYGCSTASATQPEMGIQSVDPGDGRAGGTVVTGMPVCFPHACRSR, from the coding sequence ATGATGAATAATCGGAAAAGTGATGATGGATTTGAAATGGCCAGCATGAGCAACCGCGTTCTGGAACTCACAGTCATTTCGGGAGAAGACCTTCGGATCAAGGGAAAACCAATCAGGAACAACGCGTATGCAATCATAAAAACCAACAACGTCCCCAACGCGACCACGAAAGTCGACCAGGAAGGCGGAAGCTACCCTTACTGGGATGAGAAGCTCCTCGTGGACCTGCCCCTCCGCACGTTCTTCATCACAGTTGAGGTCCGCCGGAGAACATCCTCTGGAGTGGGGCAGCTCATTGGGGCAGCAAGCATCCCGGTTTCGGACTTCATCGGAGGCTACACGCCAGAGAACTACCTGCACTTCCTGAGTTACCGGCTGAGGGACGCAGTTGGAGAGAGAAACGGGATCGTGAATGTGTCGGTGAGGGTGAAGTCACCGGCGCCTTACGGGTGTTCTACGGCATCAGCGACACAGCCAGAGATGGGCATTCAATCAGTGGATCCAGGAGATGGCCGTGCAGGCGGGACAGTAGTGACCGGTATGCCCGTATGTTTTCCTCACGCATGCAGATCTAGATAA
- the LOC116203054 gene encoding BON1-associated protein 2-like, translating to MQQRSLEVTVISGEDLRLGRKPVSKDVSVVVKTDFGCGYRCTTKVADAEGSGIGPQWDEKLASLPLQWDNRGVIALEVKCRTQLGDERLVGAARVPLSDFLGGYAPENHLHFLSYRLRDSIGQRNGIINFSARVKAPGKGSEVGGPSGSGGVAVGIPVWSVKSHVSKQYEY from the coding sequence ATGCAGCAGCGATCGTTGGAGGTCACTGTTATCTCTGGAGAGGACCTGCGCCTCGGCCGAAAACCAGTCAGCAAGGACGTGTCCGTCGTCGTAAAGACAGACTTTGGCTGTGGCTACCGATGCACGACAAAGGTGGCGGATGCTGAGGGCAGCGGGATCGGACCTCAGTGGGACGAGAAGTTGGCATCGTTGCCCTTACAGTGGGACAATCGTGGAGTGATCGCTCTTGAAGTCAAGTGCCGGACTCAGCTGGGGGACGAGAGGCTCGTCGGCGCTGCAAGGGTGCCGCTGTCGGATTTCCTCGGGGGGTACGCGCCGGAGAATCACCTGCACTTCCTGAGTTACAGGCTGAGGGACTCTATCGGCCAGCGCAATggcattattaatttttcagccAGGGTGAAAGCGCCGGGGAAGGGATCGGAAGTAGGAGGCCCTTCCGGTTCCGGTGGGGTCGCGGTGGGAATTCCAGTTTGGTCCGTCAAGTCTCACGTCTCTAAACAATACGAATATTGA
- the LOC116205906 gene encoding probable methyltransferase PMT13 isoform X1 translates to MGHLNLPPSKRGPRQWRLLDLVTAFLFAIVLLFFLLIFTPLGDSLAASGRQSLLLSSRDHSRLVLAVESGKLHPAHIQSCPAHFVHHLPCLDSRRNTRERRCPPPEESPLCLIPPSDAYKIPVPWPESLDKVWRSNMPHDQIADRKGNLGWMKEEGPYVTFPDDDGTMFPHGARHYIDKLKQYIPITGGSLRTALDMGCGAASFGGSLLAEGILTMSLPPRDSHDSRIQFALERGIPAFFAMLGTQRLPFPAFAFDFVHCSQCSIPFTAHNATYFIEVDRLLRPGGYLVISGPPVQWPKQDKEWADLQAVARALCYDLIAVDGNTVIWKKPAGDSCFPNQNEFGLELCDESDDPSSAWYFKLKKCLASANSVKGECAVGSIKKWPERLKEAPARAALLKNGIDLFGADTRRWARRIAYYKASLNLKLGTPAVRNVMDMNALFGGFAAALSSDPVWVMNVVPARKPLTLDVIYDRGLIGVYHDWCEPFSMYPRIYDFIHVASIEALTKNPGSGKNRCSLVDLMVEMDRMLRPEGTVVIRDSPEVIDRIDRIAHAVRWTTSIHRQEPKSHGREKILVATKTFWKLSSPSK, encoded by the exons ATGGGCCACCTCAACCTCCCTCCCTCCAAGCGCGGCCCCCGCCAGTGGCGCCTCCTCGACCTCGTCACCGCCTTCCTCTTCGCCATcgtcctcctcttcttcctcctcatctTCACCCCCCTCGGCGACTCCCTCGCCGCCTCCGGCCGCCAGtccctcctcctctcctcccGCGACCACTCCCGCCTCGTCCTCGCTGTCGAGTCCGGCAAGCTCCACCCCGCCCACATTCAATCCTGCCCCGCTCACTTCGTTCACCACTTGCCCTGCCTCGATTCCCGCCGCAACACCCGGGAGCGCCGCTGCCCCCCGCCTGAGGAATCCCCCCTCTGCCTGATTCCCCCGTCGGACGCTTACAAGATTCCGGTCCCGTGGCCGGAGAGCTTGGATAAG GTATGGCGCAGCAATATGCCGCACGATCAGATTGCAGATAGGAAAGGAAATCTGGGATGGATGAAAGAAGAAGGTCCTTACGTTACATTCCCTGATGATGATGGTACAATGTTTCCTCATGGTGCTCGACACTACATCGACAAGCTCAAACAGTATATTCCGATCACCGGTGGATCTTTGAGGACTGCCCTTGACATGGGATGCGGG GCAGCTAGTTTTGGTGGGTCTTTGCTGGCTGAAGGCATTTTGACGATGTCACTTCCTCCAAGAGATTCCCATGACTCGCGGATACAGTTTGCGCTCGAGAGAGGGATACCGGCATTTTTTGCCATGCTTGGCACACAAAGGCTCCCATTTCCTGCCTTTGCCTTTGATTTCGTCCATTGTTCTCAATGCTCAATCCCGTTTACTGCCCATA ATGCCACGTACTTCATTGAAGTGGATCGGTTGCTTCGCCCGGGAGGTTACCTAGTGATCTCTGGCCCTCCGGTGCAGTGGCCTAAACAGGACAAGGAGTGGGCAGACCTCCAGGCCGTGGCAAGAGCTTTGTGTTATGACCTCATTGCTGTTGATGGGAACACTGTCATCTGGAAGAAGCCTGCTGGAGATTCATGTTTTCCCAATCAAAATGAATTTGGGCTTGAGCTATGTGATGAATCAGATGATCCAAGTAGTGCATG GTACTTCAAGTTGAAAAAGTGTTTAGCAAGTGCAAATTCTGTCAAAGGAGAATGTGCAGTTGGGTCTATCAAAAAATGGCCGGAGAGACTTAAAGAAGCTCCTGCTAGGGCTGCACTGCTGAAAAATGGGATCGATCTCTTTGGGGCTGACACTCGGCGATGGGCGAGGAGGATTGCTTATTATAAGGCATCATTAAACTTGAAGCTCGGAACTCCTGCTGTCCGCAATGTCATGGACATGAATGCCCTTTTTGGGGGCTTTGCAGCAGCACTTTCCTCCGACCCTGTGTGGGTAATGAATGTAGTTCCAGCTCGCAAGCCATTAACATTGGATGTAATTTACGACAGAGGACTGATTGGGGTATACCATGACTG GTGTGAACCTTTCTCTATGTATCCCCGTATTTACGATTTTATTCATGTCGCTAGCATTGAAGCATTAACTAAGAATCCAGGTTCAGGCAAGAATAG ATGTAGCCTTGTGGATCTGATGGTGGAAATGGATCGAATGTTGCGTCCGGAAGGGACTGTTGTTATTCGAGATTCACCCGAAGTTATTGACAGAATAGATCGGATAGCTCACGCGGTGAGATGGACAACCAGTATACACAGGCAGGAGCCAAAATCGCATGGAAGAGAGAAGATACTTGTTGCAACCAAAACTTTCTGGAAGCTATCTTCGCCATCAAAATGA
- the LOC116205906 gene encoding probable methyltransferase PMT13 isoform X2 — MGHLNLPPSKRGPRQWRLLDLVTAFLFAIVLLFFLLIFTPLGDSLAASGRQSLLLSSRDHSRLVLAVESGKLHPAHIQSCPAHFVHHLPCLDSRRNTRERRCPPPEESPLCLIPPSDAYKIPVPWPESLDKVWRSNMPHDQIADRKGNLGWMKEEGPYVTFPDDDGTMFPHGARHYIDKLKQYIPITGGSLRTALDMGCGAASFGGSLLAEGILTMSLPPRDSHDSRIQFALERGIPAFFAMLGTQRLPFPAFAFDFVHCSQCSIPFTAHNATYFIEVDRLLRPGGYLVISGPPVQWPKQDKEWADLQAVARALCYDLIAVDGNTVIWKKPAGDSCFPNQNEFGLELCDESDDPSSAWYFKLKKCLASANSVKGECAVGSIKKWPERLKEAPARAALLKNGIDLFGADTRRWARRIAYYKASLNLKLGTPAVRNVMDMNALFGGFAAALSSDPVWVMNVVPARKPLTLDVIYDRGLIGVYHD, encoded by the exons ATGGGCCACCTCAACCTCCCTCCCTCCAAGCGCGGCCCCCGCCAGTGGCGCCTCCTCGACCTCGTCACCGCCTTCCTCTTCGCCATcgtcctcctcttcttcctcctcatctTCACCCCCCTCGGCGACTCCCTCGCCGCCTCCGGCCGCCAGtccctcctcctctcctcccGCGACCACTCCCGCCTCGTCCTCGCTGTCGAGTCCGGCAAGCTCCACCCCGCCCACATTCAATCCTGCCCCGCTCACTTCGTTCACCACTTGCCCTGCCTCGATTCCCGCCGCAACACCCGGGAGCGCCGCTGCCCCCCGCCTGAGGAATCCCCCCTCTGCCTGATTCCCCCGTCGGACGCTTACAAGATTCCGGTCCCGTGGCCGGAGAGCTTGGATAAG GTATGGCGCAGCAATATGCCGCACGATCAGATTGCAGATAGGAAAGGAAATCTGGGATGGATGAAAGAAGAAGGTCCTTACGTTACATTCCCTGATGATGATGGTACAATGTTTCCTCATGGTGCTCGACACTACATCGACAAGCTCAAACAGTATATTCCGATCACCGGTGGATCTTTGAGGACTGCCCTTGACATGGGATGCGGG GCAGCTAGTTTTGGTGGGTCTTTGCTGGCTGAAGGCATTTTGACGATGTCACTTCCTCCAAGAGATTCCCATGACTCGCGGATACAGTTTGCGCTCGAGAGAGGGATACCGGCATTTTTTGCCATGCTTGGCACACAAAGGCTCCCATTTCCTGCCTTTGCCTTTGATTTCGTCCATTGTTCTCAATGCTCAATCCCGTTTACTGCCCATA ATGCCACGTACTTCATTGAAGTGGATCGGTTGCTTCGCCCGGGAGGTTACCTAGTGATCTCTGGCCCTCCGGTGCAGTGGCCTAAACAGGACAAGGAGTGGGCAGACCTCCAGGCCGTGGCAAGAGCTTTGTGTTATGACCTCATTGCTGTTGATGGGAACACTGTCATCTGGAAGAAGCCTGCTGGAGATTCATGTTTTCCCAATCAAAATGAATTTGGGCTTGAGCTATGTGATGAATCAGATGATCCAAGTAGTGCATG GTACTTCAAGTTGAAAAAGTGTTTAGCAAGTGCAAATTCTGTCAAAGGAGAATGTGCAGTTGGGTCTATCAAAAAATGGCCGGAGAGACTTAAAGAAGCTCCTGCTAGGGCTGCACTGCTGAAAAATGGGATCGATCTCTTTGGGGCTGACACTCGGCGATGGGCGAGGAGGATTGCTTATTATAAGGCATCATTAAACTTGAAGCTCGGAACTCCTGCTGTCCGCAATGTCATGGACATGAATGCCCTTTTTGGGGGCTTTGCAGCAGCACTTTCCTCCGACCCTGTGTGGGTAATGAATGTAGTTCCAGCTCGCAAGCCATTAACATTGGATGTAATTTACGACAGAGGACTGATTGGGGTATACCATGACTG A
- the LOC116205907 gene encoding COP9 signalosome complex subunit 1: MELEDEIYENGGGDDSARSRPIISGEQLDIEAYASLYKDRTKITRLLFIADHCDNESMKLEALKMAYDEIKKGENTQLFREVVDKIGGKLGEKYGMDSAWCEAVDRRAEQKKEKLDNELNSYRTNLIKESIRMGYNDFGEFYYAHGNLGDAFKSFVRTRDYCTTSKHIISMCMNAILVSIEMGQFTHVTSYVSKAEQTPDALDPITVAKLRCAAGLAHLEAKKYKLAARKFLETGPELGNHYNEVIASQDVATYGGLCALASFDRSELKTKVIDNLNFRNFLELVPEVRELINDFYSSRYASCLEYLGNLKANLMLDIHLHDHVETLYNQIRHKAIIQYTHPFVSVDLRMMANAFKTSVAGLEKELEALITDNQIQARIDSHNKILYARHADQRNATFQRVLQTGSEFERDVSSMLLRANLIKYDYNVRSRKS, from the exons ATGGAGCTGGAGGACGAGATCTACGAGAACGGAGGGGGCGATGATTCGGCGCGCAGCAGGCCGATCATCAGCGGCGAGCAACTCGACATCGAGGCGTACGCTAGCCTTTACAAGGACCGGACGAAGATCACGCGGCTCCTGTTCATCGCCGACCACTGCGACAACGAGTCGATGAAGCTCGAGGCGCTGAAGATGGCCTATGACGAGATTAAGAAGGGAGAGAACACGCAGCTGTTCCGGGAAGTGGTGGACAAGATCGGAGGGAAGTTGGGAGAGAAGTACGGGATGGACTCCGCCTGGTGCGAGGCTGTGGATCGGAGAGCGGAGCAGAAAAAGGAGAAGTTGGATAATGAGCTCAATTCCTACAGA ACCAATCTCATAAAGGAAAGCATAAGGATGGGTTACAATGACTTTGGAGAATTTTATTATGCCCATGGTAACCTTGGAGATGCGTTCAAAAGTTTTGTTCGCACCCGAGACTATTGTACCACGTCGAAGCACATAATCAGCATGTGCATGAATGCAATCCTGGTGAGCATTGAAATGGGTCAATTCACTCATGTGACGAGTTATGTCAGCAAAGCTGAACAAACACCAGATGCCCTGGACCCCATCACAGTTGCAAAATTGCGCTGCGCCGCAGGGTTGGCTCATTTGGAGgctaaaaaatacaaacttgcTGCCCGTAAG TTCCTGGAAACTGGCCCTGAATTGGGAAATCACTATAATGAAGTTATTGCATCTCAAGATGTTGCAACCTATGGAGGGCTTTGTGCTCTTGCTAGTTTTGATCGATCAGAACTGAAG ACTAAAGTAATAGATAACCTCAACTTCCGAAATTTCCTAGAGCTGGTTCCTGAAGTGAGGGAGCTTATTAATGACTTTTACTCAAG CCGTTATGCCTCATGCTTGGAATACCTTGGGAATCTAAAAGCAAATCTGATGCTCGACATCCACTTGCATGACCATGTGGAGACACTTTATAATCAGATCCGCCACAAAGCTATCATCCAATATACCCATCCTTTTGTGTCTGTGGACTTGCGGATGATGGCTAATGCTTTTAAAACCAGTGTTGCTGGGCTGGAGAAGGAGCTTGAAGCTTTGATCACAGACAACCAGATACAG GCTCGGATCGACTCCCACAACAAGATATTGTATGCACGACATGCTGACCAGAGGAATGCTACTTTCCAACGGGTCCTGCAGACGGGAAGCGAGTTTGAGCGCGATGTGAGCTCAATGCTACTAAGAGCAAATCTCATAAAGTACGATTACAATGTTAGGTCTAGAAAATCTTGA
- the LOC116205905 gene encoding probable methyltransferase PMT15, whose translation MANSRLSFLGLVRFSTRRANVYYIAVVPICCTLFYVVGIWQHSGSGSVSGRLSHLSIVSKTPCNVSHTATGRTAPLDFFPRHTSDNLLPLAAEEASARVPHFPPCHPRLSEYTPCEDAQRSLKFERDRLIYRERHCPEEKEKLRCRIPAPHGYRLPFRWPESRDFAWFANVPHRELTVEKKNQNWVRFNGDRFHFPGGGTMFPNGAGAYIDDIGKLINLKDGSVRTALDTGCGVASWGAYLLPRDILAVSFAPRDTHEAQVQFALERGVPALIGVLASNRLPYPSRAFDVAHCSRCLIPWGQYDGLFLMEIDRVLRPGGYWILSGPPINWERHWRGWERTTKDLKAEQSRIETIARSLCWKRLKQKEDIAIWQKPTNHIHCRINRKVFKFPQFCPAQDPDKAWYKKMETCITPLPDAYDIREVAGGQLARWPERLTAVPPRIKSGSSEGITAETFTENTELWKRRVAHYKSLDYQLAERGRYSNCLDMNAYLGGFAAALVGDPAWVMNVVPVEVRPNTLGIVYERGLIGTYQDWCEAMSTYPRTYDFIHADSVFTIYKDRCDTGDILLEMDRILRPEGSIIFRDDVDMLVKVKAIIDGMQYESRIADHEDGPLNREKILLAKKLYWTAPSPQGTKTYI comes from the exons ATGGCCAATTCGCGGCTGAGCTTCCTCGGCCTCGTCCGATTCAGCACGAGGAGGGCCAACGTCTACTACATAGCGGTGGTGCCCATCTGCTGCACCCTGTTCTACGTCGTCGGAATCTGGCAGCATTCCGGCTCCGGCTCCGTCTCCGGCCGCCTCTCGCACCTCTCCATCGTCTCCAAGACCCCATGCAACGTGTCCCATACTGCCACTGGCCGGACCGCCCCGCTCGATTTCTTCCCCCGACACACATCGGACAACCTCCTGCCTCTGGCTGCAGAGGAGGCCTCCGCGCGCGTGCCCCACTTCCCGCCCTGCCACCCTCGGCTCAGTGAGTACACCCCCTGCGAGGACGCCCAACGATCGCTGAAGTTCGAGAGGGACAG GTTAATATATAGGGAGAGGCACTGCCcggaggagaaggagaagctcCGGTGCCGGATTCCAGCTCCTCACGGGTACCGGCTGCCATTCCGGTGGCCGGAGAGCCGTGACTTTGCGTGGTTCGCGAATGTGCCCCACAGAGAGCTGACCGTGGAGAAGAAGAACCAGAATTGGGTCCGGTTTAATGGAGATCGCTTCCATTTCCCTGGTGGTGGCACGATGTTCCCGAATGGTGCCGGTGCTTATATCGACGACATCGGGAAGCTGATCAATCTCAAGGATGGGTCCGTGAGGACCGCCCTCGACACTGGTTGTGGG GTAGCCAGCTGGGGAGCTTACCTCTTGCCCCGGGACATCCTAGCAGTGTCATTTGCACCACGGGACACCCACGAAGCTCAGGTGCAGTTCGCTCTTGAACGTGGTGTCCCCGCTTTGATCGGAGTGCTCGCTTCAAACAGGCTCCCTTACCCTTCGCGAGCTTTTGATGTGGCACATTGCTCTCGTTGCCTTATACCTTGGGGTCAATATG ATGGTTTATTTCTGATGGAGATTGACCGAGTTCTACGACCGGGAGGGTACTGGATTCTTTCGGGCCCACCGATCAATTGGGAGCGCCATTGGAGAGGGTGGGAGCGTACTACTAAAGACCTTAAGGCTGAACAGTCCAGGATCGAGACGATAGCTCGGAGCCTGTGTTGGAAGAGACTGAAACAGAAGGAGGACATTGCTATATGGCAGAAACCCACCAACCACATCCACTGTAGGATCAACCGAAAGGTTTTCAAGTTCCCGCAATTCTGCCCGGCACAAGATCCTGACAAAGCCTG GTACAAAAAAATGGAGACATGCATAACCCCGCTCCCTGATGCGTACGATATTAGAGAGGTCGCAGGTGGTCAACTTGCGAGATGGCCAGAGAGGTTGACGGCGGTGCCACCTCGAATCAAGAGTGGAAGCTCCGAAGGAATAACTGCAGAGACTTTTACTGAGAACACGGAACTGTGGAAGAGAAGGGTAGCACACTACAAATCTCTGGACTATCAACTCGCCGAGAGAGGCCGGTACAGTAATTGTCTCGATATGAATGCTTACTTGGGAGGGTTCGCAGCCGCCCTTGTGGGGGACCCAGCGTGGGTCATGAACGTCGTTCCTGTCGAGGTGCGTCCCAACACTCTCGGGATCGTTTACGAGCGTGGGCTGATTGGCACATATCAGGACTG GTGTGAGGCGATGTCTACTTATCCCAGAACTTATGACTTCATCCATGCGGACTCTGTATTTACCATTTACAAGGACAG GTGTGACACGGGTGATATCTTGTTGGAGATGGATCGGATATTGAGGCCCGAGGGTAGTATAATTTTCCGTGACGACGTAGATATGCTGGTGAAGGTGAAGGCCATAATCGATGGGATGCAATACGAGAGTAGGATCGCGGACCATGAAGATGGGCCTCTCAATAGGGAGAAAATTCTTTTGGCTAAGAAGCTGTATTGGACAGCACCTTCCCCACAAGGGACCAAAACTTATATCTAG